In Candidatus Margulisiibacteriota bacterium, a single genomic region encodes these proteins:
- a CDS encoding glucose-6-phosphate isomerase → MKLNYQNMLNTPKTAIQITEAEMRALFPKVKEIIETLNRGAGDNQDKGVPMIGWQTYARDITPTEIQKIKDAAQKLTAKCDMIFIIGIGGSYLGPKAVIEAVYGKNYNDLLKTKLYFIGCDTDPDFYAHCLKIGEGKNCGAVVISKSGTTTEPALAFRFIKRLIEQRQGKNAKDYIIAVTDAKKGALRRLADAEGYASFVIPDNIGGRFSVVTPVGLAPIAMAGIDIAEYLAGCRKALPLIDNPDAEKNPAALYALLRFIAWQKGAAVEYQVTNSAFFESNIAWTMQLEPESEGHCGHGLHVVPAVFPRDLHSIGQLIQQGPRNLFEIATKIMTPRADLPVPLCADDTDELNYIPQNKLTLNDINKMTIDGPLAAHYADGVPNMTIELEKITPENLGEYHYFLMKATAIQGYLLGHNPFVQPGVQLWKNELFKLAGKPGSVP, encoded by the coding sequence ATGAAACTCAATTATCAAAACATGCTGAACACGCCAAAGACCGCTATTCAGATTACCGAAGCGGAAATGCGGGCGCTCTTCCCGAAAGTAAAAGAAATTATCGAAACGCTCAACCGCGGCGCGGGCGACAATCAGGACAAAGGCGTGCCGATGATCGGCTGGCAGACTTATGCCAGAGATATAACTCCGACGGAAATTCAGAAAATTAAAGACGCCGCGCAAAAACTGACCGCTAAATGCGATATGATTTTTATTATCGGTATCGGCGGCTCATATCTGGGGCCGAAAGCTGTCATCGAAGCGGTTTACGGCAAGAACTACAATGATCTTCTGAAAACCAAATTATATTTTATCGGCTGTGACACCGATCCGGATTTTTACGCGCATTGTTTAAAGATCGGCGAGGGTAAAAATTGCGGCGCGGTCGTGATCTCCAAATCCGGCACGACCACCGAGCCGGCGCTGGCTTTTCGTTTTATCAAGCGGCTGATCGAGCAGCGGCAGGGTAAAAACGCCAAAGATTATATTATCGCTGTGACGGACGCTAAAAAAGGCGCTTTGCGCCGGCTGGCTGACGCGGAAGGCTATGCTTCTTTTGTCATACCGGACAATATCGGCGGCCGATTTTCCGTCGTGACGCCGGTCGGTCTGGCGCCGATCGCTATGGCCGGCATCGACATCGCGGAATATTTAGCGGGCTGCCGCAAAGCTCTGCCGCTTATCGACAATCCTGATGCGGAAAAAAATCCTGCCGCGCTTTATGCTTTATTAAGATTTATAGCCTGGCAAAAAGGCGCGGCGGTGGAGTATCAGGTCACTAACTCGGCCTTTTTTGAGTCGAATATCGCCTGGACTATGCAGCTGGAGCCGGAGTCCGAAGGGCATTGCGGCCACGGACTGCATGTTGTGCCGGCGGTGTTCCCGCGCGATCTGCACTCGATCGGCCAGTTGATCCAGCAGGGGCCGCGCAATTTGTTTGAGATCGCCACCAAAATTATGACGCCGCGCGCCGACCTGCCGGTGCCGCTGTGCGCGGACGACACCGACGAGCTCAATTATATACCGCAAAATAAATTGACGCTGAATGACATAAACAAAATGACTATTGACGGGCCGCTGGCCGCGCACTATGCGGACGGCGTGCCAAATATGACTATCGAGCTGGAAAAGATCACGCCGGAAAATCTGGGCGAATATCATTATTTCTTAATGAAAGCGACAGCCATACAGGGCTACCTGCTCGGGCACAATCCCTTTGTGCAGCCCGGCGTGCAGCTTTGGAAAAACGAATTGTTTAAGCTGGCGGGCAAACCCGGAAGCGTGCCTTAA
- a CDS encoding PASTA domain-containing protein, producing the protein MAELLLKNRYSLGEPLKTDTTSVWHKGLALAAGQTISIRVYRPEFCQPALLEKIQDGILETAGLRHQNITRIIDSVYLPDGRFAVIYDTPYEKSLEDILARIKRLPLPETLNIIAAVGKALEHAQDQGIVHGALCPANIDVLDNGEIKARNFYIDGLLNSLLAAQNKPSILDPAYLAPEQIRGEKLNKSADVLGLGLIFYRLLAGRTAYPEINNRQMMLKNYLRPPEKLTIILPDFPQYLEDIIFKALQHRAIYRQQSAAEFLGDLDAHKVAMPVAELQQRETARAKPENQPAEQNAPEYANIDGLDDIIPQHRAQRTSMPTEEIPNDPPEPQKRLTLPLDRIVFYVLLGIFAAGLALFINSIFFNYFDSVPRLSIPEALDLPIEEATLLLREQGLRVKFGGYINSDITPNYVVAIDPAVGRVVKKNRIVRIYASQQTTNLTAPNLVEHTLQSAAPLVADRGLTINVAERLYSNKYPANQIISQSPEAGAAVERGGKINVTLSDGYPVWLEFKEKTAEKISLLLHLQNEPEWEQQNAVVYLQTGNRRRKFAEKLLHPGERITLEINTEPEAIIEVYYFNDLAYRLELRNEEDQPPVSENIN; encoded by the coding sequence ATGGCTGAACTATTGCTCAAAAACAGATACTCTCTCGGAGAGCCGCTCAAAACAGACACCACTAGTGTCTGGCACAAAGGGCTGGCGCTGGCCGCCGGACAAACAATCTCCATACGCGTTTACCGGCCAGAATTTTGCCAGCCCGCTTTGCTGGAAAAAATCCAGGACGGTATTTTAGAAACCGCCGGTCTGCGCCACCAAAATATTACCCGCATCATCGACAGCGTTTACCTGCCGGACGGACGCTTTGCCGTCATCTACGACACGCCTTATGAAAAATCCCTGGAGGATATTCTGGCCAGGATCAAACGCCTGCCGCTACCGGAAACCCTGAACATCATCGCCGCCGTCGGCAAAGCGCTGGAGCACGCGCAGGATCAGGGCATCGTACACGGCGCGCTCTGTCCGGCCAATATCGATGTTTTGGATAACGGCGAAATTAAAGCGCGCAATTTTTATATTGACGGTCTGCTTAATTCTCTGCTGGCCGCCCAGAACAAACCGTCCATTCTCGATCCGGCCTATCTGGCGCCAGAGCAGATACGCGGCGAGAAATTAAACAAAAGCGCTGATGTGCTGGGGCTGGGGCTGATCTTTTACCGGCTGCTGGCCGGCCGCACAGCTTATCCAGAAATAAATAACAGGCAGATGATGCTCAAGAATTATCTGCGGCCGCCGGAAAAGCTGACAATTATTTTGCCGGATTTTCCGCAGTACCTGGAGGACATTATTTTCAAAGCCTTGCAGCATCGCGCTATTTACCGCCAGCAGTCCGCCGCGGAATTTCTCGGCGATCTGGACGCGCACAAAGTCGCCATGCCGGTGGCAGAATTGCAGCAGCGCGAAACCGCGCGGGCCAAGCCGGAAAATCAGCCCGCCGAACAAAACGCGCCGGAATATGCTAATATTGACGGACTGGACGATATTATTCCGCAGCACCGCGCGCAAAGGACAAGCATGCCGACAGAAGAAATTCCGAACGATCCGCCGGAACCCCAAAAGAGGCTGACGCTGCCTTTAGACCGGATCGTTTTTTACGTGCTCCTCGGGATTTTTGCCGCAGGGTTGGCGTTGTTTATCAATTCTATTTTTTTTAATTATTTTGATTCCGTGCCGCGGCTCTCCATTCCAGAGGCGCTGGATCTGCCGATCGAGGAAGCCACTCTTCTGCTGCGCGAGCAGGGTCTGCGCGTCAAATTTGGCGGCTATATCAATTCGGATATTACGCCCAATTACGTGGTCGCCATCGATCCGGCTGTCGGCCGCGTCGTCAAGAAAAACCGTATCGTGCGCATTTACGCCAGCCAGCAGACGACCAATCTGACCGCGCCCAATCTGGTCGAGCACACGCTGCAGAGCGCCGCGCCGCTGGTGGCTGACCGCGGTCTGACGATCAATGTGGCCGAGCGTCTTTACAGCAATAAATATCCGGCCAATCAAATTATCAGCCAGTCGCCGGAAGCCGGCGCGGCTGTCGAGCGCGGCGGGAAAATTAACGTTACGCTCAGCGATGGTTATCCGGTTTGGCTGGAATTCAAAGAAAAGACCGCTGAAAAAATCTCTTTGCTTCTGCATCTGCAAAACGAGCCGGAATGGGAGCAGCAAAATGCTGTGGTCTATTTGCAGACCGGCAACCGCCGCCGCAAATTTGCCGAAAAACTTTTGCACCCGGGGGAAAGAATTACTCTGGAAATCAATACTGAACCGGAAGCGATCATTGAAGTTTATTATTTCAACGACCTGGCCTACCGTCTGGAATTGAGAAACGAAGAAGATCAGCCGCCGGTTTCCGAGAATATAAATTAA
- the rpoN gene encoding RNA polymerase factor sigma-54 codes for MAEHAPKLNLAQTLNLSQQLKLMLNPRMLQLLKTLHLPYQDLLESINKEAAENPALEISRQDELLNYARTLSRSGERSLSGYDDSRPDKELKARGPTLHEHLLQQARLENLDEADLRIAEQLIDAIDERGYIEDYKALREQIVAGGATKNHVEHILGIIQTFEPDGVGARGLKECLLIQIREYNFENAALQEVISDAVKYHLDDLAKKDFAAVAEDLDIELAGAKFIAEFIEKNLNPLPGNAFKSDDQVQTIIPSFIIKRADDSGSFTVLNLEADKGPRLNINNQYLQMLGNPDTDAKTKEYLHERLAAAKIFIENIEKRYQTVQNIVDIIVKTQTDFLQNGYYWLKPLQQDTLAQNVGVHPSTISRAVSTKYAETPQGLYPLKYLCPRNFKGYTAMQIKGMLIKIIREQPQLSDQKIADLLQEQRGIPIKRRTIAKYRTDLGEASSYGRKK; via the coding sequence ATGGCAGAACACGCGCCAAAACTGAATTTAGCGCAGACTTTAAATCTTTCCCAGCAGCTCAAGCTAATGCTCAATCCGCGCATGCTGCAGCTGCTTAAAACCCTGCATCTGCCTTATCAGGATCTGCTGGAGTCCATCAATAAAGAAGCGGCGGAAAATCCAGCGCTGGAAATTTCGCGGCAGGACGAACTGCTGAATTACGCGCGGACGCTGTCGCGGAGCGGTGAACGTTCGCTGTCCGGTTATGACGACTCGCGGCCGGACAAAGAGCTGAAGGCGCGCGGCCCGACGCTGCATGAACATCTGCTGCAGCAGGCCCGGCTGGAAAATCTTGACGAGGCCGATCTACGCATCGCCGAACAGCTTATCGACGCCATTGACGAGCGCGGCTATATTGAGGATTACAAAGCCTTGCGGGAACAGATCGTGGCCGGCGGCGCGACAAAAAATCATGTCGAGCATATATTGGGGATCATTCAAACTTTTGAGCCGGACGGTGTGGGCGCGCGCGGTCTCAAGGAATGTCTGCTGATCCAGATCCGCGAATATAATTTTGAGAATGCCGCTCTGCAGGAAGTCATTTCCGACGCGGTGAAATATCATCTGGACGATCTGGCCAAAAAAGATTTCGCGGCCGTGGCGGAAGATCTGGACATCGAATTGGCCGGCGCAAAATTTATCGCGGAATTCATCGAAAAAAACCTCAATCCCCTGCCGGGCAATGCTTTTAAAAGCGACGATCAGGTGCAGACGATAATTCCTTCTTTTATTATCAAGCGCGCGGACGACAGCGGCAGTTTTACGGTTTTAAATTTAGAAGCCGACAAAGGCCCCCGCCTGAACATTAACAATCAATATTTGCAGATGCTGGGTAATCCGGATACCGACGCCAAGACGAAAGAATATCTGCACGAGCGCCTCGCGGCGGCCAAGATTTTTATTGAGAATATCGAGAAACGTTATCAAACCGTGCAAAATATCGTTGATATTATCGTAAAAACGCAGACGGATTTTTTGCAAAACGGTTACTACTGGCTGAAACCTTTGCAGCAGGACACGCTGGCGCAAAATGTCGGCGTGCATCCCTCGACGATCAGCCGCGCGGTGTCCACGAAATACGCCGAAACCCCGCAGGGCTTGTACCCGCTTAAATATTTATGCCCGCGCAATTTCAAAGGCTATACGGCGATGCAGATCAAAGGCATGTTGATCAAAATTATCCGCGAGCAGCCGCAGCTTTCTGATCAAAAAATCGCCGATCTGTTGCAGGAGCAGCGCGGCATTCCGATCAAGCGGCGGACTATCGCCAAATATCGAACAGATCTAGGGGAGGCTTCGTCTTATGGACGCAAAAAATAA
- the cmk gene encoding (d)CMP kinase — MQIAIDGPAGSGKSTIAKILAKNLEFKHIDTGAYYRWVTYNALSENVNLQDAAAVIQTAGQTDFAQIDESKIRSQAVTENVSTVSAVPEVRRCVVARQRLAAQNSDIVMEGRDIGSVVFPNAELKIFLTASVEERARRRYQELLDKGERVDLAEIQKDIIERDRKDSTRQASPLRKVDDAVEIDTTGLTIEQVVEKITEIYNQACRKKI, encoded by the coding sequence ATGCAGATCGCCATCGACGGGCCAGCGGGCAGCGGCAAAAGTACGATCGCCAAAATTTTGGCCAAAAACCTGGAGTTCAAACATATCGACACGGGCGCGTATTATCGCTGGGTGACTTATAATGCTCTGTCCGAAAACGTAAATTTACAGGACGCGGCGGCGGTCATTCAGACGGCCGGGCAGACTGATTTCGCGCAGATCGACGAGAGTAAAATTCGCAGCCAGGCAGTGACCGAAAATGTTTCCACGGTTTCGGCCGTGCCGGAAGTGCGCCGCTGTGTGGTGGCGCGGCAGCGTCTGGCCGCGCAGAACAGCGATATTGTCATGGAAGGCCGCGACATCGGTTCGGTGGTTTTTCCAAACGCGGAACTAAAAATTTTTCTGACCGCCTCGGTCGAGGAACGCGCGCGGCGGCGTTATCAGGAATTGCTGGACAAAGGCGAGCGGGTAGACCTGGCGGAAATTCAAAAAGATATTATCGAGCGCGACCGCAAGGACAGTACGCGCCAGGCTTCGCCGTTGCGTAAAGTGGACGATGCTGTGGAGATCGATACGACCGGCCTGACTATCGAACAGGTGGTGGAGAAAATAACGGAAATATATAATCAGGCTTGTCGTAAGAAAATATAA